GGGCCCGTCATCCGGCGAACAAGTGAGTGGGAGCGCTCCCAGTCGGTTGTGGAAGACTCTGCGGAGTACGTCGCACCGTGTCAAGAGTTGAAGACATTTCCGTTGCCCGGAGATGTCCGGCACCGAGTGGGGCGGGACGGTACGTCGCGGGCCGAGTGCCCTGCGTGGACAGGAACCGGACCGCCCTCGCGGGCAGAAGTCAGGAGAAGCGATGAGCAGCCGTAAACAGCAAGGTCAGCGGCCAACTCTTGAAGCCGTCGCCGAGCTTGCGGGGGTGGGCCGTGGGACCGTTTCCCGGGTCGTCAACGGTTCGCCCGGCGTCAGCGCGAAGGCCCGCGCCGCGGTCGAGACGGCCATCTCGCAGCTGAACTACATACCCAACCCGGCCGCGCGCAGCCTGGTCACCAGCCGGACGGACTGCCTCGCGCTGGTGATACCCGAGTCGGAGAGCCGGCTGGCGGCGGAGCCGTACTTCTCGGCGGTGATCCGCGGCGTGAGTACGGAACTGGCCGACACCGAGATGCAGTTGCTGCTCATCCTGGTCCGCGACCGGCGCGAACTCGACCGGCTCACTCGCTTCGCCGCGGCCCGCCGGGTGGACGGCGTGCTGCTGGTGTCGATCCACGACGACGACCCACTCCCGGGCCTGCTCGAAGAGATGCGGATGCCGACGGTCCTCGCGGGCCGGCGCTCGCCCGAGGAGTCCCTGAGCCATGTCCACTCCGACAACGTCGGCGGCGCCGCGACGGCCGTACGGCACCTGATCGACGGCGGGCGCACCACGATCGCGACGATCACCGGACCGCTCGACATGGACGTCGGCAACAGCAGGCTCCGGGGCTGGCGCGAGGCCCTGGCGGAGCGGGGTCTGCCGGTGGACGAACACCTCGTCGCGGTCTCGGACTTCACCGAGGAGGGCGGGCGTACGGCGATGAGCGACCTGCTCGACCGCGCCCCGGGTATCGACGCCGTCTTCGCGGCGTCGGACGTGATGGCGGTGGGCGCGCTGACCGAACTGCGTGAGCGGGGGCGGCGGGTGCCCGAGGACGTGGCGGTGATCGGCTTCGACGACTCGGTCATCGCCCGGCATACGACACCGGCGCTGACGAGTGTGCGGCAGCCCATCGAGGCGATCGGCCGTTCGATCACGAGGCTGCTCCTGGAGGAGATCGCGGAGCCCACCACAGCCCACCAACAGCTCGTGCTGCCAACGACGTTGATCCTGCGCGACTCCGCGTGACGGGGGTTCCGCGTGACGGGGGCGGGGCGAGGTGGGACGGGCCGGCACGGGGCGGGGCCGGGCCGGCACGGTGGTCGACCGCCGGGCGGTGCGATCACCGCGACCGCGCCCCGGCGGGCCGGGTCCGGCGGGAGTCGGAGCCGTAAAAGATCGAAAAGCCCTCGCCCCGTACCCTCGACGAGCCGAAACCCCTTGCGCCCGCCGTCCGTTCGCTGTCAGTTCGCCGTCCGAGAAGGGCCACCGCCCATGAAGATCCAGTCCGTCGAAACGGTCGTCACCAGCCCCGGCCGCAACTTCGTGACCCTGCGGGTGACCACGTCCGAGGGTGTCGTCGGGCTCGGCGACGCCACCCTCAACGGCCGCGAACTGGCCGTCGACGCCTATCTGCGCGAGCACATCACCCCCCTCCTGCTCGGCCGTGACGCGGGCGCGATCGAGGACACCTGGCAGTACCTGTACCGGGGCGCCTACTGGCGGCGCGGCCCGGTCACCATGGCCGCGGTCGCCGCCGTCGACATGGCCCTGTGGGACATCAAGGCCAAGACCGCGGGGATGCCGCTCTACCAACTGCTCGGCGGGCGGAGCCGACGCGGCGCGCTCGCGTACGGGCACGCGGCGGGCCGGGACATCCCGGAGCTGCTGGACTCCGTGCGCGCCGTTCTGGCACAGGGCTACCGGGCGGTCCGGATCCAGACCGGCGTACCGGGCCTGGACGCGGTGTACGGCGTGGACGGCGGCGACGCCGCGACCGGGGTCGGGCTGCGGACCGGCGGCGGGAGCGGGGCGACGGGCGACCACCCGCTGCCGTTCGAGGAGGTGTGGGACACGGCCGCCTACCTCCGCCACATCCCGGCGGTCTTCGAGGCGGTGCGCCACGAGTTCGGCCCCGAACTCCCCCTGCTCCACGACGGCCACCACCGGATGACCCCGATCGAGGCGGCGCGGCTCGGCAAGTCCCTTGAGCCGTACGGTCTGTTCTGGCTGGAGGACTGCACCCCGGCGGAGGACCAGGCGGCGCTGCGGCTCGTACGGCAGCACACCACGACCCCGCTCGCCATCGGCGAGGTCTTCAATCATGTGAACGACTACACGACGCTGCTCGGCGAGCGGCTGATCGATTACGTACGTTCCGCCGTCACCCACGCCGGAGGCATCACGGCCCTGCGCAAACTCCTCGATCTGGCGGCGGTGCACGGCGCCAAGTCCGGGATCCACGGTCCGGCCGACATCTCGCCGGTGGGGATGGCCGCCGCGATCCATCTCGACGTGGCGATCCACAACTTCGGTATCCAGGAGTACACCCGCCACTCGGCCGGCACACTGGAGGTCTTCCGGCCCTCGTACACCTTCGACGGCGGACTCCTGAATCCCTCGGAGGCTCCGGGCCTCGGGGTCGAGCTGGATCTGGAGGCCGCCGCCCGCTTCCCGTACTCCCCCGCGTATCTGCCGGTGAACCGGCTGCTGGACGGCACGGTGCACGACTGGTGAGCGGGGTGGCCGCAGTCGGGTGGGCGCAGGGGGGTGGCCGCAGCGGCGCGTGCGCCGCGGTGACCGCAGCGGGCCCGGCCGGCGAAAACCCGGTTGCCGCCGGTCGGCGCCGCTGCCAGGGTCTGCGCGATGCCTACCTTCTCCGCACCTGACACCACACAGCTCGCCTACCACGTGTACGGCGATGGCTCTCCCCTGGTCTGCCTGCCCGGCGGGCCGATGCAGTCCTGCGATTACCTCGGCGAGTTGGGCGGCCTCTCGGCGCATCGGCGGCTGATCATGCTGGATCCCCGTGGCACGGGCGGGTCCGCCGTGCCCGCGGACCCGGCGTCCTACCGGTGCGACCGGCTGGTGGCCGACGTGGACGCGCTGCGCGAGCATCTCGGACTCGACCGGATGGATCTGCTCGGTCACTCCAGCGGCGTGAATCTGGCGGCGCTGTACGTGGGCCGACACCCGGATCGCGTCGGCAGGCTCGCGCTGATCGCCCCGAGTGTCTGGGCGGTCGGTATCCCGATCCCGGGCGAGGTGCGGCGCGAGACGGTACGGCCCCGCCACGACGAACCGTGGTTCCCCGAGGCGTACGCGGCGCTGGAGGCGATCACGCGGGGCCGTGCGACCGCCGACACCTGGCAGGCCATCACGCCCTTCTCCTACGGCCGTTGGGACGAGGAGGCGCGTGCCTACGAGAGCGCCGGGGAGGCTCAGCGCAACGACGAGGCAGCGGGCGTCTTCGCCGGAGAGGGCGCTTTCGACCCTCAGTCCACGCGCGAGGCACTCGGCCGGTTCGAGCGGCCGGTGCTGCTGCTCGCGGGCGAGGTCGATCCGGGAGCGCCGCCGGCCGTCGTGACCGAGTTCGCCGGGCTGTTCCGACACGCCGAACTCGTCGTGCAGCCCGGCGCGGGGCACTTCCCCTGGCGTGACGATCCCGAGCGGTTCGTGGCGGCGACGGCGGCGTTCCTG
The nucleotide sequence above comes from Streptomyces sp. NBC_01716. Encoded proteins:
- a CDS encoding LacI family DNA-binding transcriptional regulator gives rise to the protein MSSRKQQGQRPTLEAVAELAGVGRGTVSRVVNGSPGVSAKARAAVETAISQLNYIPNPAARSLVTSRTDCLALVIPESESRLAAEPYFSAVIRGVSTELADTEMQLLLILVRDRRELDRLTRFAAARRVDGVLLVSIHDDDPLPGLLEEMRMPTVLAGRRSPEESLSHVHSDNVGGAATAVRHLIDGGRTTIATITGPLDMDVGNSRLRGWREALAERGLPVDEHLVAVSDFTEEGGRTAMSDLLDRAPGIDAVFAASDVMAVGALTELRERGRRVPEDVAVIGFDDSVIARHTTPALTSVRQPIEAIGRSITRLLLEEIAEPTTAHQQLVLPTTLILRDSA
- the manD gene encoding D-mannonate dehydratase ManD, giving the protein MKIQSVETVVTSPGRNFVTLRVTTSEGVVGLGDATLNGRELAVDAYLREHITPLLLGRDAGAIEDTWQYLYRGAYWRRGPVTMAAVAAVDMALWDIKAKTAGMPLYQLLGGRSRRGALAYGHAAGRDIPELLDSVRAVLAQGYRAVRIQTGVPGLDAVYGVDGGDAATGVGLRTGGGSGATGDHPLPFEEVWDTAAYLRHIPAVFEAVRHEFGPELPLLHDGHHRMTPIEAARLGKSLEPYGLFWLEDCTPAEDQAALRLVRQHTTTPLAIGEVFNHVNDYTTLLGERLIDYVRSAVTHAGGITALRKLLDLAAVHGAKSGIHGPADISPVGMAAAIHLDVAIHNFGIQEYTRHSAGTLEVFRPSYTFDGGLLNPSEAPGLGVELDLEAAARFPYSPAYLPVNRLLDGTVHDW
- a CDS encoding alpha/beta fold hydrolase produces the protein MPTFSAPDTTQLAYHVYGDGSPLVCLPGGPMQSCDYLGELGGLSAHRRLIMLDPRGTGGSAVPADPASYRCDRLVADVDALREHLGLDRMDLLGHSSGVNLAALYVGRHPDRVGRLALIAPSVWAVGIPIPGEVRRETVRPRHDEPWFPEAYAALEAITRGRATADTWQAITPFSYGRWDEEARAYESAGEAQRNDEAAGVFAGEGAFDPQSTREALGRFERPVLLLAGEVDPGAPPAVVTEFAGLFRHAELVVQPGAGHFPWRDDPERFVAATAAFLA